DNA from Tachypleus tridentatus isolate NWPU-2018 chromosome 8, ASM421037v1, whole genome shotgun sequence:
TTTGTATATCTGttgacataataataataatacttttttattgcggtaaacgaaataataatttgatctaagtaaatatttttgtccTTATTTGTAAAAGAAATCCATTGATGttgcaaaaaaataatattattttctaaatctgCGTAACTGCATTTTGCAAAAAATtcgttattaatataaaaatagtttaaactaGAATgccttttattaataaagcaaaacaatgtttcgacctttctaggtgaTCTTCAGGTTCATCTTCAACCTTGAGATAAGTAAATACGGACTGTGTTACAAGTAAATCAATATATTGTAGTAGGAGTTCTTACTAGATGAGTAACTGATGGAAAGCTTTCTAGTAGATGAGTTGATGATGGATGATGTTATTAACAAGTGAGTAAACAAATATTGTGTTACTAATAGATGAGTAGGCGTTCAATGATGTTACTAGTAGATGAGTAGATAGATGATAGACGATGTTACTATATAGTGTGTAGTTAAGTGATGGATAGTACTATTACTAGATGAATAGATATCGGACAGTGTTTCTAGTAAATAAGTATGGGATGCCGGTATTATAAGAGAATGAGAAGAATTGTGGATTCTGCTCATTTTAGATGGCGTTTATACTAGATGTAAAGATGGCGGACAACGTTACTTGTAGATATGTATATAGAATAAGGTGTTACTAGTAGATTAGTAAATAGTGGAATATGTTGCTAATAAATGAGGTAGTGAACGattctaatacatttttaaattatgttcttAGTAGACGAGTAGATGGTGGACTGCATTACTAATAGATTAGTATATGGCGGTACGTGTTTTGAGTAGATAGTGTAATGTTTTTCTAGTATATGAGTGAATGATGGATGATGCTTCTAGCATATGATTAGATGAATTATATTGTTACTAGAAGATGAGTAGTGTAATGGATAGAATTACTAATAGATAACTAGATGGTTCATGGTGTTCCTAGTAAAGGAGTAGATGCTAGACTGTTTTctagtagataaataaaaaaaattatactactACTAGATGAATAGATGTTGGATGGTGTTTCTAGTAGATAAACAGCTGGTGGACAGCGTTACAAGTAAATGGGTAACTTTATTGGATGATATTATTTATGGATAAGAGGATGGTagatgttgttattaataaatgaGTATATGTATATAGTGTTTCTAGAAGACGTTTAAGTAGTCGTTTTTTTTCATAGTTGATGAGTAACTGCTGTATGGTGTTCTTAGAAGATAATTAGATGATGGACACTATTAcctatatatttgtaaaaacggctcgtttgggttgagaaaattttttacgtagaggagtgaacaacgtttcgacctttttcgtcaggttcactcctctacgtaaaaaattttctcaacccaaacgagccgtttatacaaatatatttctctacaagtgtgttttctcgacatcactgactattACCTATAGATGTGTAAATATTGAATAATGTAACTAGTAAATAATGAGCATTACTACCAGCAGGCAAATAGACGATGGACAGTGTTACCAGTAAATAAATAGCTGTTGGACagtgttacaaaataataaatagacaGTAAAATTTTGGATGGTATTCCTATCAGATAAATAGTTGGAAGAtgatataaatagatgtatagaTGGTAGACGATGCTACTACCATATAAGATGTTGGAAATTATTAGTGATAGATGAAAGGATGATGGatggtattaataataaattagcaAATGATGGCTGATATTACTTTATCGTTGAGATgatgatttataatatttctcGTAGATGACCAAATAAGGCCAATATTACTGTAATATGCAGTTACTGGATAGTGTTACTAATAGATGAGTAGGTGATAGATGGCGTTTCGAGATGATGGCTTGTGTTGTTAATAATAGACGAGAATAATATTGCTAGTAAATGAGTAAATGTTTGGGTTGTTCCAGGTAGATGAGTATTTCGTGGATAGTGTTATTGACAGATGGGTCAACATGGATGGTGGCGCTAGTAAATGAATAGATGGAGAACGTAGTTATTAATAAATGAGTATAATTTTGAAGATGTTTCTAGTATTTGAGTAAATAATGGATGGCTCTTTATGTAAGGTGTTGGTAGTAGATGAACAAATGCTAGACATTGTTTCTGGTATACAAACTTATGGTCTTCTCATAAATTAGTAGATGAAAACGTTGTTACCAAAATGTAAATAGACAGTTTATGCTGTTTCTAGTAAATTAGTAGATGACGGACAGTGTTAGTAACAAAAAGTAAATGTTTGGTGATGTTCCTGATATATGAGTAGAAAGTGGATGGTGTCTTTACAAGATGAGACGATGATGGACAATGTTACCAGTAGGTAAGTTACTAGTACATAAGTTGGTACGGACAGTGTTAGTtgtgtataaataaatgattaatgGGTTTACTATGATGGAGGATGTTCCAGTAGATGAGTGGATAGTGAACTGTTTACATAGTAGAGAAGTAACTAGATTGTAATGATATTAGTAGATAAGTAGATGATGGCAATGTGATTAGTATATGGTCCTAATTTTCGTCGTAGACCTGTAGGTGATGGTGTATGGTAGATGGTTTTACCTGTTGATCTGTAGATGATCAATGATTTTATTAGTAAATGAGAAAATGGTGGATGAATTCCAAGTAAATAAGGAGATGAGCAATgttgtatttatgaaataataaagtataataacattcGATATAGACAATCTCTCTAACTTATTTCACGGCCAAATGGACAATAATTGACTGTTACTTTGTGTCGACAGAACGATTAGTGGTCATAGGTGCTGTCTATAGGGGTAATGATGGAATGTTTCTGTAAACAGGAGAGTTTATACAAAGACACTCGTTCTGACTGTTTTCTCAGTCGCTACTGTTTTCACTGCTGCAACCCTTTTTCTCCGTGATTTGTCCATTGTGAGTTTTAACATGTTTGCTCAAGTGGTCAGAACGCATAAAGCGCTTATTACAAATAGAACAGGTAAACCGTTTTTCTCCGGTGTGGGTCCTGAGATGGCGCTGGAGCTCATCTGACCTAGTAAAACGTTTCCCGCAAAACAGCCAATTACACACAAAGGGACGTTCACCTGTATGCCAACGAAGATGGGCCTTGAGATGGGACGTTTTTTCATATACCTTTCCACATCTCAAAATATGACAGCTGTGAACATTCTTCTTTCTTAGGTGTGTTTCAGCCGGACCCATCTTTTCGTTTCCATGGCAGTTAGAACACTCACACGTAGTGCGCCCTGTATACCGTCGTTGTGATCGGGGGGATGATACTAGAGACAGAGTAGGCTGAGAAAGGCCAAAAGCTGAGGTTATAGAGGAACCCATTCCTTGAGCTGTGGGTAACATGGACTTGTGCGTATCTTGGATTATATGCTGCCCCCGCGTACATAGGCGAGCCGAATTCGAGGCTGCTGCAAGTGATGGTGTAAAACTATATTCACCACACGCATAGTTGGCAGAAATATGGCTTTGGAGAAATGAAGATACTCCCGACATCTCAAGCCACGAACTGGCTACTGCTGAAGCCGCGTGCATATCCCACCAAGTTGTTGAGTTGAGTGAATTGAAGGATGGAACTTCTGACTTGATGCCACCACGAGTGGCACCACCCATATTCATACTGAAAGCCCAACTCTCATAAAGATGTTCGTTCATCCCAATCCGCGAATACATAGTGCTCAAATGAGAAGATTTACTATATACTTTACCTGTCAGGTGAGTCTGGCTGGTGTTCCCTGAAGATGATGTTACGCAACCGCCaggataaaacaaattattgcttCCGTATGGGATGGAGTTACATGACGACGTCACAGTAGGCCTCTGGTAATTAATGGTTGGAGAGTTGCTGCTGGTGAGAGTGAAAACTTGTTGGAAACCGAATGTCAGTCCGGCAGCTGGTTTACCAATAGTCTGTGGGACTTTTCTCCGAGGATGGAAACTTTTTCCTACTACAGCATCGAGAAGCTTTGGAAGGCTCTTACTCGCGAGTTTGTTACACTGTGCCGCTAGCATAGCGAGCGGAGCTCCTCCCAGCCGAGGGTGTTCCTAATGATGAAACACAAAAAGAAGAATGTTTATAATCTCTCAGAGAAATATCTTTTAAGATACAAATCTTTATATTTATCAACAGATTatctggaaaaaaacaaacaaaaaatcctgATATTCTTCTGTTATTAGTAAAACATAAAGgaagttatataattttaagatCATGAGTAACGTTATCACTTCAAGAACAGaccaattaatataaataacaataatcaataacctcaaacttttattaatacttaatttacaaaatattatttccaatTTAGATTAGACATTACCAACGATTATTTTATCCAATCtcatatttgaaagtttttttttagtttgcacTTAATAATACTTGGTTTTGTTACTAAATCTGAATATGACGTCATACTGTGTAACTGTGATGTTAGATTTGATACACTGATATGATGAAACATGAATGTTTTACACTTGATCTAAGATAAGATCGCACAGCAGTAtagatattttactgaaaaactaATTCAAAATGTGTCAGTAAATCTATCGCAAGTACTTTCTTTGCAACTACTTAACACactattaaaaaagaacaaattgttagaacgcatttttctgaaaaaaaaagacaatatgcagatttaagaattattttaaccgctattttaatgttttaactaatATGAACCACGATCTTTCACTCGTGGCCCGGAATAGCCATGGGGTTAGAGCActctattcgtaatctgagggtagtgggttcgaattcctgtcacaccaaacatgttcgccctttcatccggtaaaagagtagcctaagagttcgcGGTgagtaatgactagttgcctttcctctagttttacactattaaatcagaaacggctatcgcaaatagccctcatatagctttgcgcaaaattcaaaaacaaaagaaacttttacTCGTTTATACCTTGCAACAAGTTTTTAATTCTTGATGTGTAAAACATGTATATTTGATTTGACAAAACTTGTATACAACTATCTATAATTGATTCTACTTGAACAGTACCTTATAGGACATAATTAacctgtccttaatttagaactGCTGGCCATAGGGATAGTAATAACTCAATAGCACTCGTCGTCTGCACAGCTACTTTTAACCAAAGTGGGGAATTTTTACAAACCCGCAGCAGAAATTACGAAGTGCTTTTTGCGACATCTTTTGGATTCAAACCTTGCATCTCCAGTCAGTAAATTGGTACGCTAACCATTAGGCTGTGCCCAGGCCCATATTGTAAGGAAAACGCTCATTTTCTATCGTAAAGtcgaaataaaattttttatactTCTTACAGTTTTCAGTTGTTTCAGCTTGCTCACGCCAGGGGGAATTTTATTTACTAATGATATGACTAGCTAAACATCTCGGCTCTCAAGAACAGACTTATCTATCTAGCATCTAAATACTATAGAAAAGCAAGCAACCGCACACAATTAACAAGACAATTTCCACAACTAGCAGCCACCCCACGAACTTGGCACCGAGACCTCTCTCCCTACAACTACATTCATGCCCTGAATGTAAACTCTAACGTCTAATCATATATGCCTCTACACTTTCAGTGTTGGGCACTGGTGGGGCTGTTTATTCGGCGCCCCACCagtgaaagtgagttttctcagggtactcccGTTTTCCTCCACAACAAAATTATTCGTTTCCTAGGATTTATAGATCCAAGTCCTGAGAAGAGGCCAGTTAGTACGCATCATAATCATAATTATTAAGTATCATAATTACAGCATCAAAATTCTGGTTAACCAATATCATGTGTTTTAACTATGTTGACGTACTGGGTTTGCATCTCTCTGCTCGTTTCACTTCGACCATATTTACGTCAAGGAATTCTTTGAATGGTTGTGAATGGTGTGCTGAACTTTTCGCCGCTTCTTCGCTCTCTCTCCGACTCGCAGGCCTCCTTCACAGCTGGTTCCGACGCTCCTCAAATAGACACACAAATCTGTCAACTTCACAAGGTCATTTGAGACTATCACTCTAGATcaatggttcttaacctttttcatcgtcttaccccctgagactctccagggtattaccatgatccctataataatttttgtaatggtgaactttgcgtaaaggtagaataaaacaaaactatataaagatcctaatttactGAAAATGTTACAATTAAATGACTTTGAGAAATGCTACATGTGCTAAACAAAttcaaaatccatggaattactgaacatcatacaaaacctacttattcactcagtgtgagggttgatataatataaatataatgagaAAAGATACTAAATGCGAtggaaactttaatatttaaattttaggttcgatgtattaatattataaagttaaaaaatgtaggcaattcaaaacgttgtaatatatgaaaatttttactcaaaattagacaggtggttgcacaacaagcatctcgacgcggttcaactgccgcacttcagcgtgtttctcattggtgagcagttacaggcactttccacaaaaacaacaaactgctCTGTGATTTCCTCAATAATTCTCAAACCTTGCGTGACCTCGAAAAACTTCAAACGACTCCCCAGGGGTCacgacccccaggttaagaaccactgctctagatcAACAAATAACTAGCTACTCTAGTTCAGTTAACAAGTTTCGAAATCATGCGGCCAATTTACTCTCGCCGCGTGTGGggtgaagaaaaacaataatttctgACCGCCCCGAGTTATTATTTCGGGGAACGAAATAACAAGTTAACCCAAATACCGACCCAGAATCACACACAAAAGAAGCTTTTAAAATTATCTTCATGGATTAACttgaaaactaacaaaaacattcatatgattgatttaaacaatgtattgaaacctgtttgtttagttattgtttctactgaaatgTCAGTTCActattttatcagtattattaCTGTgcgatattttattttgttagataCTATGAGACTTATTTTCCATAGTTACTTGGTTGAATTTCGTAATAATAATTCTCAATGTTTACGAAATACCCTGAAGTATATTAAAGGTCGTctttaataaaaaatcattttatcactttttattttacaaacagctTGACATCCTTGTTGTTATTACACGATTCTTCCTTTAAAAACACGCGTGAAATTCCTTGAAGAATTCCTTCAGGGAATCATTactaaactaaaatttattttggagataacatgaaataaataaatccaaaTGGGGTGTTGGATCCTGTGGTCTTCCACAGATCTCTTCTTCTTCAGACAAAAGAAGAATTTCCATTGTCGATAAATTCATCTTTTTATATAAACTCTTGATGTAAGTCAACCTCTGCCTTTCACGGTCTCTCCTTCCTTCAGTCTTTTCAGTTACGACTAGACTTTCAGTTTCTTCTTTCCGCATAACTTGTCCAAGAAACTCCTACTGTCTTTTTCTGATGTCAGTCAGCATCTTCGTCCTGCAACCTGCTCTCAACAACATATTTTCGATGTGTGGCTTGTCTAACTTACTATGACGATTTCCATATCCCATACTTGATAATATTGCCCAATATTCTGATGCATACGTGAGAATTGGTGTAATACAGAATCCCAAAACTTTTAACTTCCTCGTAAACATTTTACATGTCATATATCATTTTTTAGAAATGCGTCTCTTGTCATCCCTAGTTTCCGTTTTATTTCACGattacatttacaaataaacttacattttagtaaaattatcCAAACAGCTTACTCTCCTTATATTTATAATGTcatttataatgtttgttgttgtttttataacgcAAAATATAAATGAGTTACATGAGGTATGTCCGCTACGAAGATCGAATCCCGAAATTTAATGTTACGAAACCTGAAACTCACTGCTGAACTACGAAATATGCTAACTTCGGAACTCATGATGCACgatgaaaataattatacatcAAACTTCACCTCTTTGTAGCTGCCATatctattattgtttattttcaaattgtattGTGCTTGTGATGTTATTGTTCGTGGCTTTTTCTAAGAATCGTTGAACTTGTTGATCTTATTCtctgtatgtgtttttttataactgcTTTTcctactttttattgttattcttattttaattatttaaacgaATGCATGTATTGGTTTTATTCTTAACTATTTCACTTTAAATCAGCTGTGTTTGTCGGCTttaatgttctttgttttatatatgtacagttgtatctgttgttattattctgttCTATATTGTTTTAGTTCAGAAATTGTGCCTTTAAGTGTTAGTTTTTTTATTCTAAGAACGGATATGACTCTTGTCTTTATTCATTGCTTGTTGTGTCTGTTAGTTTTactatgtgttgttttatttcaaaatatatcttcCTGTTGGTTTTATTCTTTAGTGTTGTTATTCGACATACCTGTgcctgttaataaaaaaaataaataaaagaatatttttctatatatttctgAGTAGCCATTTACGTAGCAGACTcacgatttatttatttgttgtttttttttgtactggaGAAAAATCATCCCATTATTTGTCGAATGTGGTTTCTTCAAAATACATCTAAAAGTCACATTTGGTTTGAAAGATCAAAAACGTGCATGAAAAGGAACTTCAAGAGCAGTTTGGATCATTATATAAACAGTGGTGTAGAACTAGGTCTGGTGATGCCAAGAGTATTCAGCTTCTCAgataaatgtgtaattataacCGATTTAAGCAACATAGagagaaaacaaatattgtacacataattttattatgattGTTTTTCAACGAAGGACAAGAAAACAGTGAGATGTTTCGTGTATAACGTTAATAAGAGAAATAAGTAATGTAAATTTTTAGTCATAAACTACTGCACAGGTCTTTAAAAAGAAACGACAAATATATTTACAGGCAACTTTGCTCCACTAGCTtcataatataaatgttataataaaatatttttctcagaaGTTTGCCTTACCAAGCTCATACTATTTATAATGAAACTGAACACGTTTCTCCCAAAGCGTGTTCTTCTAACCTCTTTCAACTATTTAACTATAGAAATCACCTAAGCGTTGAAAACACTCATCGACATTCACACCAAATTCAGGTCTTGATCTACTGTCTGTGTTAGCAACGGATCATATGTATGACATGGTTCACGGTACTACAGACATAAAAGCCCGTTCACAGCGGGGGTGCCAAAAGCATACAGTTTATATCGGTAAACAAAACTGACAAAACCTGGATCACTAAGCATGTTCCGAACATGATGTCTTTTCAGTGTATCGTACTCACAGCTTGTGATTTTTAAAGCTTGCTACGAGTGCGTTGttctattttgtttgtaatacGTCTGGGTTTTGATCAGAGAATAACTTGGCATTTTTCACACATGTCAGGCCGGCCAACTGGGTTTGCCTGACACACGACTTATAGGACAGCGAGTACATGTACTCCCTGATTTGTAAATGAAATGTAGAACCAAGAATGGTGGTTAATAATAAACTCTCTCGAAACTAttggtctatatatatatatatatatatatacaagtatacaAATGTCCCTAGCagatgcaacacaaattttgttcatttcCGTCGTAGTACAAATACGTTAACTCGAACTTACTTATCATTAACtggtttctgtaatttttttttacgtgCTTCATGCTATTTGCAgcaaatataaactgaaacacaAGAACGAAAATGATAAACTCTagctattttttaataataacaatttgtcATATCTACCAACACTAAAAGATATTACTTGAACAGACAACAACTTTTTAAACGCAGTTGCGTTTGATAAGAAGCAAGTTTTACAAAAGGGAGAAATATGAAAGgttgaaatatacatacatatatatcacttATTCCAACTGACACATGTAACCCTTGAACCTGTAACCTGTACTTTAAAGTACATATAAtactgtaaataattaataattcattgcTAATCCTCACATTAGCTCTAATTTATAAATGGCTTAGACTAAACCTGATCAAATTATACTTCATCAGCTTGGTGTAGTTCGTGCTGTAACAGAGGTTTATGTAATTTGATAATATAAGTTGCTTTAATCCATTATATGTATATCGTATCTCAGCAAGCTTGATGAGCCCTGGTATTGTGGTTGATATGTAGTTGCGCTGTACATTTCCCCTTACCTCTAATCATAGgttttttataacttattattatcgttgtttttatcattaacacaataaataaatgtattgctcaaaacatttgaaacatcACGAGGGTTATATGGCTTTTGTTCGTTTCTGTTAAAGATCACGGGTGCTTTAATAACTTAGATTCTTATTCACTATATTTACGTATGGCAAGTCGCTGCTAAGTAACACATCTGGCGTGACATAGATATAGTaactaaaatgtttctaaatataaaatatattatacataaaaaattccCACCTTGTTAAAGAATGTACCCACTTTTCGTGCACCGATCTAAAGATGTTTTAATTCGCTAAGTTCACATTAAAGGAAAGCACTATCATTTTTATTGCATCGTTTCTTGTGAACCAAATGTTATTGAGATGTTAATGTATATTCAAATAATTATGTCCGTTTTCAACCTTTATTATCCTTAAGAATAGTTCCATTATCAGTTATATAATAATTCTCAAGCACAGATTTCAGGGCTTTGGCATTTCTATTTTTGTTAAGAGGTTTTCCTAATGCTTGttcttttgtgtttgttattgtaGGGATGGGGCGGCAGATACTGAAGAAACAGTTATAGTGAACTCATGAGAAATAAACACATCTATGGTGATGTGAGCCAAAACCTTAAACTAAACTTTAAGTTTTTGAAttacaacatattttatataacaatgtTTGCTTATAGGTAGGTGTCCATTAAGAGAACCGAACCTAAGAAAGtgattttcttttttgtcatataAAGTGTAAGTTGTGTCAGATAGGTGTTAACAATAAATAGTATTCAGCCTAGCTTTCTACTCAATACAAATATAAGCTCACTAAGCAGAGATACAATTTATAACGTCTTTTTAAAATTGGAGTGAGAGCTGAATTGCTATTAGAGTGAATCAAACAGTTTTGTAAAAACGCATGgtgcgagaaaaaaaaaaaacaactgttgtaTATAGAACACAGATTTGCGTTCCAGCGTTGGTTTCACCTCGTTGATCATGGGATGGATGCGAAACAACCGTCCGAACGCAGTGATTTGCGACAACACTTATCTCGTACCGCATGAAGGTTTGTGAGCACGTGTTTCTTCAAATTTCAATCTTTAAATGATATTCTGTTTGTTAAGACATTTAAATCTTACGtagaataaacatatattttttttaaattggaaatTATAACTATGATGCTGATGTGATGGAAAAATCTGATTCAATATTCATTTAGTATTTATTAATCATACTATCGTTACCACGCGGCTGGCTATTCGGTGGTTTCTGTCTACCATGGTTCCTGAAGCACCTTACAAAGGGCTGTCCATAAACATTTTACAATGTAGCCGCACGAAACAGTCTACGAAATATGACATTTTGCATCAttcaaatgcaaaataaaacatatatgtagCATTATTACTTGCTATCTTCATGCAGACATTTTATAAGTATAACAATAATGAGCTTAAAAATAGGTAGAGTTTATGAATCGCTCAGAAAGAAACATGAGTACACATAACCTATCTggcaatttttttatcttttgagaAATCTGAACTGGCAACTGTTTTGACAGTTCAATCGTGAAGTTCCTTTGATGAAATCATTATTGAGGTTAATGTAACAACACACTTTAACAGGAACTATCAAACCAAGTGACACAGTGGGTAACGCGAGATCCGACATTTGGCGACGTTtcaaattttgaatgaaatatttacagaaatagtTGTTTCCTATTTATGATACGAATGATTATTTAGAGGTATGCCTAACAAGGATTTAACTAAAAGgtgtatgattgataacaataTAGTATAAAGAACTTGAAGAAGATATGTGTTCGTTTTGTTATGAAAACTTTTTTTACAAGCTAGCGAAGcatcattataattaattatacttatcataagaaattattttaggtcTATTATATTTTTGACACTACGTTCTTAATCTAGTCCTTCAgaaattttcaataattataaaagtgtacaataataacatttcaaccaTACTGCATTCGACATATCCATTGTTGACAACGCGTTTCGCTAAATCCAGAGCCATTCAGACCTCTTGGAATACAATGAATTCAGTAGTGatgtgaatattatttatataggccaattgttatggtgtgaacatCTTTTTACAAGTATCCTATAAACAGTATACAACTActactgtatttattttgtacaagtcGACCTGAATAGCTATGTACAAAGCGAAACGCGTTGTTGGCAATGGATATATTGAATGTAGTGTGTTTTAAGCACTCTTCTAATTTTGGAAAATTGATAAGaactatgttaaaatttattgttaaaaatatatacaataggtctaaaatatactattttagaCTATTTATATCTACAAATATAATTAGTATAAATCTTTACTACTATCTCTGAGCCAGTATGGGGTTATGCGAGCAAAAAGTAAGTAATAATGTGTTCTACAAGGCAACAACTTATACAAAATAATGACCGCCTACAAAATTTTGCGTTAATACGCGTACACTGATGTTATCCCCTGATAAATTATATTTGGTGTAGGGTTGAAAagtagtatttttttaatttcgtgcaaagctacacgagggctatctgcgttagcccttcctattttagcagtgtaagactagaggggagacaattagtcatcatcacccatcgtcaactcttgggctactcctttaccaaagaatagtgggattgatcaaaacattataacaccccacattgtttattttaaatatttaatgcattctgttttaaagaaaaaaatgaaaacttgttcTTTTAGCTGTTtggttattttcataattttcttctGAATCATGTATAAAATAGTGCCTAAGTAAAGTATGACTAGAAGTAATGGTTTTCTTTGCAACATCTAACAGAGCGAGAGGTGAGgtatttagttttcagttttgaTGAGAATTATTCAGCTTAGTAATGATAAAGGAAAACAGTTTTTTAACGTTTCCTTAACGTTTTAAAATTATACTCCGAGAAAGGtataattttctgatattttaaacattgtgcTGCAAAATTTTAACCAGACtttctttaaaaattagaaaagtgaAACTTCAAATTGTGAATAAAATCCAGTGAATGTAGGTTTATGATACACATTAGTAGTAAGTATAACCCTGGTGATTTTCAAAAGTAAACCTTATATTAGGATGTTTGCCAATGAAGAACTGGGAGATTTCTTTAACTGACTCAACATtgttaaacatcataaaaatattatcaacataTCTCCTGAAATAGATAAACTTCAACTTCTAGGACAGGACACATGAAAAAGTTAGTAAGGTCAGGAG
Protein-coding regions in this window:
- the LOC143222159 gene encoding transcription factor Sp9-like, which produces MASTVIREHPRLGGAPLAMLAAQCNKLASKSLPKLLDAVVGKSFHPRRKVPQTIGKPAAGLTFGFQQVFTLTSSNSPTINYQRPTVTSSCNSIPYGSNNLFYPGGCVTSSSGNTSQTHLTGKVYSKSSHLSTMYSRIGMNEHLYESWAFSMNMGGATRGGIKSEVPSFNSLNSTTWWDMHAASAVASSWLEMSGVSSFLQSHISANYACGEYSFTPSLAAASNSARLCTRGQHIIQDTHKSMLPTAQGMGSSITSAFGLSQPTLSLVSSPRSQRRYTGRTTCECSNCHGNEKMGPAETHLRKKNVHSCHILRCGKVYEKTSHLKAHLRWHTGERPFVCNWLFCGKRFTRSDELQRHLRTHTGEKRFTCSICNKRFMRSDHLSKHVKTHNGQITEKKGCSSENSSD